The genomic segment CGTCCGCGAGGTTCGGATCGACCGCCTTGCCCGGCTGGAGGGCGGGCTCCTCGTACTCTTCGCGCAAGAGCCGCGTGCGCCGGTGGGTCACACCGGGGATGAGGTACAGCGGGACGGGCACCTTCACCGGGTTGCCGTTGAGTTCCTTCTTCACCTCGCGGCCGAGGCGGTCGGCCTGATCGAACCGCGGCAAAACGACCTGTTGGACGCCGCCGCCGCGTGTCGTGAGCAGCACGCGGTTGTAGAAGCTCGCGTCGCCCAGCGCGACCAGAGTGGGCGGTTCCGGCGGCGGGGGCGGCGGCGCCGCCGGGCCGACCTTGGGCGGCGCCGCCGGGCCGACCTTGGGCGGCTCCTTCGGCCCCTCAACGGCCTTCGCGTCCTTGTCTTTGCCCTTCTCCTTATCCTTCTGGGCCGATTCGTCCTTGTCCGTTTTCGCCGGTGCGTCGTCCTTCTTCTTGCCCTCGACGGTCTCCGTTTTGGCCGGATCTTTCTTCTCGGGCTTCGGCAGGTGCTTGTCCGCGTACTGCCAAAGGAAGAACAGCCCCCCCGCGAGGCCAATGAACATCGTGACGTTGAGAGCGTTCTGGCGCATGAGTACGGTCAATGAGGAGGCGCGGACGGACAGGGGGTATCCTAGTGAACCCGCCGGGTAATGACGGGCACTCTTGATGGTGGGACAAGGCTTTGCGTCGTCCCACCGTTTTCGCTCTTACAGTTCCACCGTTTCCGGGACCGCCTACACCGAGCAATGCAGGACGGCGCAAAGCCGTGTCCCACCCCACAAACCGCGGAGCCCACGGACGGCCGGCCGTCCGTGGGCTCCAGAGTTATTCGGGACGCGCGACCCGAGATTTATCGCCTACCGGCCCTCGCCGAGACGGTCGCCGAGGAAGTTGTCCAGGTCGGGGATGTCGTAGATCTTGTCGCGGGTCTTCTGCCAGTCGTACTCGACGCGGCGGAACTTGATCACGTCGTTCTCGAGGACGACGTAGCACGCGCGCCAGTTGCCGTCCCGCGGCTGGCCGACGCTGCCGACGTTGCACAGCGTCTTGCGACCGTCCAGCTTGTACGCGAACTCGACCTCTTCCGGGCTGAGGAACTGCATGTTTTCGGTGAAGATGCCCGGCACGTGCGTGTGGCCCTGGAAGCAGTACCGCTCCACCAGGGCGAAGATCCGCTCCATCTTCCGCTGGTTGTACACGTCCTCGGGGAACACGTACTCGTTGAGCGGGTTGCGGGCGGAGCCGTGGACGAACAGGTAGCCGTTCTCGCGGTGGCTGCGGGGGCGCTCGGAGAGGAACTCCCACCGCTTCTCGCGGGCCGGGCGCGGCTCGCTGGCGGCCTCGAGCTGAGCGCGGGTCCAGAAGATCGCTCGCTCCGCCGACTGATTGAACCCGTCGGGGTCGAACATCGCGCCCTGGTCGTGGTTGCCCAACAGCACGAGCTTGCTGTCCATCACCAGATCGATGCACTCGCGCGGGTTGGGGCCGTACCCGACCACGTCGCCGAGGCAGTACACCTCGCGAATCCCCTGTGCACGGATGTCCGCCAGCACGGCCTGGAGGGCTTCCATGTTGCCGTGAATATCACTAATTATCGCCTTCACGCCAGAATCTCATAGGCGTCGCTGGCCGGGCTGTGACCAGTGTTAAAAGTAAAGTATAGCCCACAGTTCGGCGGTGGTAAACAGCGGAACAGGGGCGAACGCGGAATGCCGGGCAGGACAAGCGGTATCGGGCACGATGCGGGCCTCATTATCGACCGATTGTGTCGATCAGCCCGGTTGTCGCGAGGTCACCACGCAGCGCCGCCGCCTGCTCGACCGTCAGTGCGGCGTGCGGCAGCCGCAGCGGGCCGAGATCGACGCCGCGCACGCGCATCAGCTCTTTCGCCGCCGGCAGGTACCCGTACCGCAACATGAGTGCGACGAGTTCGACCCCGCGGTACTGCTCCACGCGGGCGGTCGCGAAGTCGTTCGCGCGGGCCGCCGCGAGCAGCCGGTTGAACAGCGGCGCCGCGAAGTTGTACCCGCTCCCGACCGCGCCGCGGGCGCCCAGCACCACGGCGGCGAGCAGTTGTTCGTCCATCCCGAACAGCACGTCGAAGCGCCCGCGGTCGGCGCGGAGCAAGCGCTGAAACGTCATCAGGTCGGGGTTGGTGAACTTCACGCCCGCGAGCGTCGGGACCCGCGCCGGCGCCTGGTCGAGGAAGTCCGCCATCGGGAACGACACGCCGGTCAGAACCGGGATGTCGTAGAAGTAGAACGGCACGCCCGGTGCCGCCGCCGCGAGTTCGGCGCACCACGCGATCAGCACCTCGAGCGATTTCGGTTTGAAGTAGCTCGGTGCGACGGCCGCAATCGCTGCGGCGCCGATAGATTGCGCGTGGGCCGCCAGGCGCTTTGCGTCCGATAGACAGTTGCCCCCGACGTGAACGACCACCCGCAGGGGTGTGCCCTTTAGCACGGCGGCCCAGCGCCCCGCGAGGGCCACGCGCTCGTCAACGGTGAGCGAACTGAACTCGCCCGTGGTGCCCCCCACGAACGCCCCGACCACGCCGTCCCCGACGAGCAACGCCGCGTGGGGTTCGACCGCCGCGAGGTTCAGCTCACCGGCCGCGTCGAACGGCGATAGAACGGCCGGTACCAGTCCGACGAACGGCGTGTGTGCGTGCAAGACCCACCCCCAACCCCTCCTGAAGGGAGGGGAGAAAACCGAAGACCCCTCCCCAACCCCTCCCCCAAGGGGAGAGGGGCTTAAAACCGAAGACGGTCTTGCTCCCCTTCCCTCTCAGGGAAGGGGTTAGGGGGTTAGGTTCTTCCGCCTTACCCCGCCCAACCGTGTTCCGCGAACCACGCCGCCAGATCCTTGGTCATCGCGCCGCTGTTGTCCATACGCGGCACCTTGTTCTGCCCGCCGTACTTGCCCCGCGCCTTCATCCACTCGTCGAAGCCGCCGCGCTTCACAACCCGCACCTCCGGCACGAGCATCGCCAGATCACCGACGCGGTGCGGGCCGTAGTCCTCGTTGATGCGGGTCAGTTCGGCGTCGATTTCCGCCGCGTACCGGCCCGCGTCGGGAGCGGCGTCCGCGAACTCAATCAGGTACAGGTGGTGCCCCGGCTTGCCCGGTTGCGACGGGAACACCGGCCCGACGTGGAAATTGAGCGCGCTCACCCCGCAGACCGTCGCGGCGTGTGTGACGGCCTTCTCCACCTCTTCGCTGATGAGGTGCTCGCCGAACGCCGAGAGGAAGTACTTCGTCCGACCGGTGAACCGGATCAGCGGCGGGTCGCGGCGCTCGAACGCGACCGTATCGCCCACGAGGTACGACCACACGCCCGCACACGACGTGAGCACCACCGCGTACTGCACGCCCACTTCCACGTTCGCGAGCGTGTGCCGGGTCGGGAACGCCTTCAAGGTCCCGTGCGAATCGAACTCGCTCATCGGCACGAACTCGAAGAAGATGTCGTGGTCCGGGACGATGCGGAGCAGATTGTACCGCGGGTCCTCGGTCGCGATGAACCCCTCCGAACACGGGTACACTTCGCAGAATTTCACGAGATCGCTGCCGATTTCCTTTTTGAAGAGGTCGCGGTACGGGTCGAACTTCGTGCCCCCGTGGACCACCAACCGCAGGTCCGGCCACACTTCGGCCACCGACTTCTTCCCGGTGACCTCTTTCAGCCGGGCGAACAGCACGTACATCCACGCCGGAACGCCGCTGAGCGCCGTGATCGGCTCGTTCGCGCTCAGTTGGGCGAACCGCTGGACCTTTTCCTCCCAGTTGGTGATGAGCGTCAAATCGGCCGGCGGGAACGTGTACGGGCGCAGGAACTCCAGCAGCTCCTTCGCCGCGATCCCGCTCAGGTCGCCCGCCAGGCTGCCGTCGGCCTGCTTCCGCAGATCGGTCGTGCCGCCGAGGAAGAAGAACTTCCCCGTGAACAGCTTCGCCGCCGGGTGTGCGTGCCGGAAAAGCGCGGTGGTGGTGAACCCCGCCTTCTTGTTCGACCGGACCATCTCCCACGACACGGGAATGTACTTCGTCGCGCCGCTCGTCGTGCCGGACGAGAGCGCGTAGTACGGGATCTGGCCCGGCCAGGTGACGTTGTCGAGCCGCGGGTACGCGTCCTTCCAGTAGGTGTTCCAGAACCACTCGTAGTCGCGGACGCCGACGCGGGCCTGGTAGTCCGCCACGGAACTGATGCGGGAAAAGTCGTGGTCGCGCCCGAAGCGCGTGTCCCGCGCCTTCCGGACGAGCTTCATGAGCGTCGCGTGCTGGACGCGGCCGGCGTCCATGCGGTCGAGGGCGCGGGTCCGGTGGTGGGCGTAGCGCAGCAGGACCGCATCGGCCGCGCGGCGCACGAGCCGGGTGTTAGTTAGCGGGGCCAGGAACGCGGTACTGGGCATGGGTTTCCTCCGTGCGAACGGCCGGCGCGAGCCGGCCGGTTGGGCCCACGTGGTTGCATCACACCAGGCGGACGGGCTTGTTCCCCGGGACCGCGGCCGTCTCGGCCGCTCGTTGCCCCCTCGTATCGCCCAACGTTCGATCGGCGGGCCTCACGACTCTCAGCGCTTTGTGGTCGAGACGGCCGTGGTCCCAGGGGAGGCCGAACGTTACAGCTCTGCGGCGGTCTCACCAGCCGACTCACGTCGGCCGTTCGCCAAAAACCGAAAGCCCACCCAAAGGGTGGGCTTTCATTTTACATCGGCTGACACATCACTTGACCGGTACGTCACCGGGCGCGCCGCGGTACCCGCGGCACACGTACACCCCGCCCGGCGGCAAGTTGAACGGCACGAACCGGAACCGCACGTTCTCGAAGTACCGGCGGTACATCTTGTAATAGATGAGCGGCATCACGGTGAGCTGGCGGAACGTGCCGCCGTCAGCGATCGTGCGCGACGCGGTGTCGAGGATGGCGTCGCGCGCGCCCGTGGGGAACGAGGGCAGCGGCAGCCCGGACAGCACGTGGTCCACCTTCGGGATGCCCCGTTCGGCCAGCAGTTCGCCGAACTTGGTCGCGTCGCCGAGAATGACGTCCACGTTCGGGGCGCCGCGGAACCGGTCGCGGAGCCGGCCGCACAGCGTCGGGTCGAGCTCGATGACGACCAGCTTCGCGTCCGGGCGGGCCAGCCGCACCAGTTCGGCCGTGATCGGGCCGGTGCCGGCGCCGAGTTCCACGATGGTCCGCGCGGTCGCCCAGTCGATCCCGTCGAGGATCTTGCGGGCCATGAACCGCGAGCTCGGCGCGAACGACGCGATCCGCTTACCCTGCGTCAAAAACGCCCGCATCATGAGCCACCAGTCCGGCCCCTTCGGCGCGTGGGGGCTGGTCTTGGCTTCGACCGCGGGGCTCACGGCGGGGCCGGAAACGGCGTGTCCGGCCCCGGGCGTCGGGTGCGTCGTCGGCGCGGAAGGTGGCGTCATTTTCTCGCTCGTGGGGGCTTCGCCAGAATGAGTTTGGTCCACGACGGGTGTGCGGTCGGGCTCGTGGAACTGAGGAAGTCTACAACG from the Frigoriglobus tundricola genome contains:
- a CDS encoding metallophosphoesterase family protein yields the protein MKAIISDIHGNMEALQAVLADIRAQGIREVYCLGDVVGYGPNPRECIDLVMDSKLVLLGNHDQGAMFDPDGFNQSAERAIFWTRAQLEAASEPRPAREKRWEFLSERPRSHRENGYLFVHGSARNPLNEYVFPEDVYNQRKMERIFALVERYCFQGHTHVPGIFTENMQFLSPEEVEFAYKLDGRKTLCNVGSVGQPRDGNWRACYVVLENDVIKFRRVEYDWQKTRDKIYDIPDLDNFLGDRLGEGR
- a CDS encoding dihydrodipicolinate synthase family protein, translated to MHAHTPFVGLVPAVLSPFDAAGELNLAAVEPHAALLVGDGVVGAFVGGTTGEFSSLTVDERVALAGRWAAVLKGTPLRVVVHVGGNCLSDAKRLAAHAQSIGAAAIAAVAPSYFKPKSLEVLIAWCAELAAAAPGVPFYFYDIPVLTGVSFPMADFLDQAPARVPTLAGVKFTNPDLMTFQRLLRADRGRFDVLFGMDEQLLAAVVLGARGAVGSGYNFAAPLFNRLLAAARANDFATARVEQYRGVELVALMLRYGYLPAAKELMRVRGVDLGPLRLPHAALTVEQAAALRGDLATTGLIDTIGR
- a CDS encoding GH3 family domain-containing protein, translating into MPSTAFLAPLTNTRLVRRAADAVLLRYAHHRTRALDRMDAGRVQHATLMKLVRKARDTRFGRDHDFSRISSVADYQARVGVRDYEWFWNTYWKDAYPRLDNVTWPGQIPYYALSSGTTSGATKYIPVSWEMVRSNKKAGFTTTALFRHAHPAAKLFTGKFFFLGGTTDLRKQADGSLAGDLSGIAAKELLEFLRPYTFPPADLTLITNWEEKVQRFAQLSANEPITALSGVPAWMYVLFARLKEVTGKKSVAEVWPDLRLVVHGGTKFDPYRDLFKKEIGSDLVKFCEVYPCSEGFIATEDPRYNLLRIVPDHDIFFEFVPMSEFDSHGTLKAFPTRHTLANVEVGVQYAVVLTSCAGVWSYLVGDTVAFERRDPPLIRFTGRTKYFLSAFGEHLISEEVEKAVTHAATVCGVSALNFHVGPVFPSQPGKPGHHLYLIEFADAAPDAGRYAAEIDAELTRINEDYGPHRVGDLAMLVPEVRVVKRGGFDEWMKARGKYGGQNKVPRMDNSGAMTKDLAAWFAEHGWAG
- a CDS encoding class I SAM-dependent methyltransferase, coding for MTPPSAPTTHPTPGAGHAVSGPAVSPAVEAKTSPHAPKGPDWWLMMRAFLTQGKRIASFAPSSRFMARKILDGIDWATARTIVELGAGTGPITAELVRLARPDAKLVVIELDPTLCGRLRDRFRGAPNVDVILGDATKFGELLAERGIPKVDHVLSGLPLPSFPTGARDAILDTASRTIADGGTFRQLTVMPLIYYKMYRRYFENVRFRFVPFNLPPGGVYVCRGYRGAPGDVPVK